In the Brettanomyces nanus chromosome 1, complete sequence genome, GACGTTGTCTCTCTTTGGTGGGTTCTCAAGAGTGTCTTCGCTCATATCAAGCAAATTGTCCAAAACTGCAGGCTCCGAGTGAGAGAGACACTTATAGGCAGGGTTGTACGACTCGGGAATAGCGACGGTATCCAAAGCAAAGGTCAATTTATCGTCTGTCACCTTCCTGATCTGTTCAACGACATCTGCATCATGATAATCAAACGCATAATCTGCACCATGTCTCCTCAACCAAGCATGATGTTTCTTGGATGCAGCGACAATAACGGTAAGACCGTACAACTTCTTGGCAACTTGTACAGCCAGTATGCCAGTAGCAGTTGCTCCACCCCAAATCAAGATATACTTACCCTTATTGGCAGTAGGGTTCAAAGTTAATTTCATGCTGTGCTGAAATGACATGCCCACTGTAGCTAAGCCTAGAGTAATTGATGCAGCACCTTCGAACGAACGAACCTTGCTGGCTAAGGTAGCTGTGGCCCGAGAGAGCTTCTTGGTATATTTGATAGTAGTCTTAGGGTCAACAATTGCATAATCCTGGAATGATCCTCCTGTAGGATCAGCCTTATAACCACCATGGGTGAAACTGGAAACATTGTCACCAACTTCAAAGCCCTTAACGTCGGAGCCAACAGCCACAACCTCACCACTAGAATCTGTTCCTAAAATATCGCCCTTTTCTCCCAATTGGGCAATAATATGCTTCCAATCGGTTGGATTTAAAGCAAAGGCTTTGACCTTGACTAAAAGCTTGTTTGCTGGAGGAGGATAGATAGTAGCCGTGTCGATGATCTCGACAAGTTTCCTGTTCTCGGTAGAACCAGTAAATACAACGGCTTTATGAGTGGCAGGTAAAGAAGACATGATTGAACAGGGTAATTAGTAACGTAATTGGTATGTAATGATCACACGTATCACCTACTCTAATTGAATGCGGATCACCTTTTATATACATCATCGATATTACTAATGCAGCAGCACAGCCGCTCAATTATGTTATTCTCCACAAAAACGAAAATGGAAATCCACTCAGCTGCTTTTTGTCTGACATCGAGACTACCAGCAGTCCCCTGGTCTCAAATGGCTCCAAATGGGTTCCAGCTGGTTCCAGCCGGTCCTGTGGTATTCGCGGCCAATCCCCGCCATTACCCCATCTTTTTGCTCAATTCTTAACTTCTCAAATAGCCTCAATATGGACTATTATATTCGTTTTCTGCTTCTTACTGATGCTTTGATTATGGACAATCCATAGCTAAGCAAGACTTAAATAATGTTTGGCCAAGGTTAACCCACCACCTTCCAATTGCAGTACTAAAATATAATTCCTTCGGTGACACCGTGACAGCCgtgcttctttccattgTATCTaaagtttttcttttctttgtacATCATCCCACATATACCTGCAACTTTTTTGTTTTCGCCAGCTATCAACTGGTTGGGTTGATTATGGTATTTCGAAAGTTAGGAGAAGATCTTAAGTGTAGCGAGGGAGAGTAGTGATTCCAAAtgagcaaaaaaaaaaaaccgTCAGCTACAGGATTCGAACCTGTGAGGGCATAACCCAAAAGATTTCAAGTCTTTCTCCTTAACCACTCGGACAAACTGACGATCTGTCTTCTGGAATGAGGCTTAAAATATCTTAGGAATAAATTAATACCATCGAAAATGATGTAAATATACAGTTCTAGAAACTTAAAATCCTGTTAGAGTACTGACAGTGAATAAAATTCTTGTAGTTGCAGCCAAAAGAGCTTTAAACAAGGCCAGATTGGATGTTGTGAAGCACATGGAGGTTACATGCATCTTCCAAACCAGTGAACGAGTCGTCTAATAAGAGAACCAATGAATACGGTGGAAGCATTAAAAAAGGAGAGTATTGGCAAATTTTTCGTTTGTAAAGCCAAGAGTTGGAGGTAACCAGAATATCCCAGAATTCCCGGCTCACACTACCTGAGTGAATgagatttggaaagatgTTCTTCTAAGAACGGACGCTTTACTACATGACAAAGGTTACACGGTTGCCAGAAAGTATGTCGATGGGGACAACAAAATTCTCATCGGTGCATCGAGATTCTATATATCCAATCCTGATTTGGCCAATAGGCTCAAAAATGGCCATCCTCTCACGCATTACGATAGGAGTAAGTTTTACAACGCAATGTCAAACGACGGTTATATAACATTTGGAAAGTATGGCCAAGAAACTCTTTCTGCAGACAACGAATTGGCCAAAACCATACCAAAATCATTGGCATAATGTCATGCTAAGACGCTTTTTTGTTTGAAAACAATCAACGAAACTTTTAAATTTAAATGCAATGGGGAGTAGTAGAAAGGTTGCAAAGTTAGTCCGAGTTCCATATTCTTGCATAGGAAAATTCGGGTTTAAGAATTTATCCGAGAGGGCTTAGTAATAAATTTCCTATTTtgaaatgaataaatagGATTAGATCTTCATTAGTATTTCCCGGGTTTTTAAACCATTTTAATCATTCAAACAAAAGCAATAAAAATGCCCATTGCACTTTCGAATACCAAactattcaaagaaattaaaGTCGGCGATGTTGAGCTAAAAAATAGATTTGTTTTTGCTCCTACCGGTCGTATGCGATGCATAGAGGATTGTCCAACGGACTCTATGTTGAAATTTTATTCTGAAAGAGCCAAGGACAACGGAGGATTGATAACTGTGGAGGGTACGATTACCTCAAACAAAGTAGCAGGTTTTCCCGGATTACCTTTTTTAGGTACCGATAAACAAGTACaaggatggaagaaaattgttgaagctaTTCACGAAAATGGCTCTAAAGtaagtcttcaaattgcGGAAATGGGTAGATCAGCGCTTCCACAAGTCTGTAAAGCTCAGAATGTTCCTTTTGTGGGTCCTTCTGCTATATATGTTGACGAAAAAAGCAGAAAGGCTGCCGAAGAATGTGGTAATCCTCTTCGTGCTTTCACAAGTGATGAGTTGCCGGACATTGTCGAACGATTTGTGAAAGCAGCCAAGAAAGCTATTGAAGTCGCCAAATTCGACTTTGTGGAAATCCATGCGGCCAACATGACCCTTTTAAATCAGTTtttagaagaagcatcaaaCCAGAGAAAGGATAATTATGGGGGAAATATCGAGAATAGATCTAGATTGGTACTTGAAATAGTTGATGGTATAGTGAAGGAAGTTGGAGCTGCAAAAGTTGGTATTAGAATTTCGCCTTACTCTCGTTTTATGGGTGGTCTAAGTATTGATGCTAAAATCAATCCAGTAGCCAATTATGGCTACCTTCTTAGTGAACTTGAGAGGAGAGCCAAAGAGGGTAATAGAATTGCATATCTCTCGTTTATTCAACCAAGATCATATGGAGGTGAAATAATAGAAGAATCCTACATTCCAGATTCTTCGTGGGTTAATGAAATCTGGAAAGGTGTCATTATCAGAACTGGAAACTTGCTTCACGATGAGGACTACAGCCAACTAAGAGAATTGatcgatgatgacgatagaACTCTCATTGGGGGTTCGAGATACGGT is a window encoding:
- a CDS encoding uncharacterized protein (EggNog:ENOG41), yielding MSSLPATHKAVVFTGSTENRKLVEIIDTATIYPPPANKLLVKVKAFALNPTDWKHIIAQLGEKGDILGTDSSGEVVAVGSDVKGFEVGDNVSSFTHGGYKADPTGGSFQDYAIVDPKTTIKYTKKLSRATATLASKVRSFEGAASITLGLATVGMSFQHSMKLTLNPTANKGKYILIWGGATATGILAVQVAKKLYGLTVIVAASKKHHAWLRRHGADYAFDYHDADVVEQIRKVTDDKLTFALDTVAIPESYNPAYKCLSHSEPAVLDNLLDMSEDTLENPPKRDNVKLTQTLSYLLLGDQVLNGVEVLGSKDIDNDHATYWKAAQKAVNDGIILHAPLTILHGGYNAVEEGFSVLRNGDVSGEKLIIIPEETN